In the genome of Pelobacter seleniigenes DSM 18267, one region contains:
- a CDS encoding NifB/NifX family molybdenum-iron cluster-binding protein has product MIIAITAKGRTLQSEIDPRFGRAAWFMIANSLSGEVYAHENTEGLNAANGAGTSAAQLMAEYKVDILYTGTVGPKAAEVLKKAGITYHENTSGTVEQVLDALSVDDDAQQSAGGQAETVAPPENGAIRLAVPADSGDGLEAQRSGHFGKCNYYVLVDIKDNQIQQVTSLKNGGHIQGGCFAPVMLLKGNHVANLVVAGIGGRPLQGFRQSGIEVYSGQGQTVKETVAMFIDNQLSPLNANQVCGGGA; this is encoded by the coding sequence ATGATTATTGCAATTACGGCAAAAGGCCGGACCCTGCAGTCGGAAATCGATCCCCGCTTCGGGCGCGCTGCCTGGTTCATGATCGCCAACAGCCTCAGTGGCGAAGTTTACGCCCATGAAAACACCGAGGGTCTCAATGCAGCCAACGGGGCGGGCACCAGCGCTGCCCAGCTGATGGCTGAATACAAGGTCGATATTCTCTACACCGGCACGGTCGGCCCGAAAGCGGCCGAAGTCCTGAAAAAAGCCGGTATCACTTATCATGAAAACACCTCCGGCACCGTTGAGCAGGTGCTTGATGCACTCTCCGTCGATGATGATGCGCAACAGTCCGCCGGCGGTCAGGCCGAAACTGTTGCGCCCCCGGAAAACGGCGCCATCCGCCTGGCCGTTCCGGCGGATTCCGGTGACGGCCTCGAAGCCCAGCGCTCCGGCCATTTCGGCAAATGCAATTATTATGTGCTGGTCGACATCAAGGACAACCAGATCCAGCAGGTGACCTCACTGAAAAACGGCGGTCATATCCAGGGCGGCTGTTTCGCCCCGGTGATGCTGCTCAAGGGGAACCACGTTGCCAACCTGGTGGTTGCCGGGATCGGCGGTCGGCCGCTGCAGGGATTCAGACAAAGCGGAATCGAGGTTTATTCGGGACAGGGACAAACCGTCAAGGAAACGGTTGCCATGTTCATTGACAATCAGCTCAGCCCCTTGAACGCCAACCAGGTCTGTGGCGGGGGCGCTTAG
- a CDS encoding DUF5320 domain-containing protein has protein sequence MPRKDGTGPLGLGTRMGQRCANGRNIQHQGYTCGTGWGQGKGQGRRLNTAGLGLGKGARPGFSTPAAGQPQNPGRFRLVD, from the coding sequence ATGCCGAGAAAAGATGGAACTGGTCCCTTGGGTCTTGGCACCAGAATGGGACAACGCTGCGCAAACGGTCGTAACATCCAGCACCAGGGTTACACCTGCGGAACCGGCTGGGGCCAGGGAAAAGGCCAAGGGCGGAGGCTCAATACCGCCGGTTTAGGCTTGGGCAAAGGTGCGCGTCCAGGATTCAGCACACCAGCCGCAGGTCAACCGCAAAATCCCGGACGGTTCAGACTGGTCGATTGA
- a CDS encoding GNAT family N-acetyltransferase — MLITPLEPPDWTVFKTLAAAEGWTLSFQEQRLFLNHWRPFFFTLKQHGDICGFVSAVAYKRSGWIGNLLVAPAKRGLGYGSALLEHAISFLRRMQPDRIWLTASTQGAPLYRRRGFQALDVITRWTGHGLGTREATDAAELGMLIDLDTRCWGESRAPLLSQLEFDGLPLCSGNDRALLQTSPAFWQLGPWLSAAKSPTDYRNLLQQAQAKTPAGRTLLADILNSAEIDLILRDHGFSRQGSNELMCLSDAPVAINGVVALASLGSIG; from the coding sequence ATGCTGATCACCCCCCTTGAGCCACCAGACTGGACCGTCTTCAAGACGTTGGCGGCAGCCGAAGGCTGGACGCTGTCATTTCAGGAGCAACGCCTGTTTCTGAACCACTGGCGCCCTTTTTTCTTCACCCTCAAGCAACATGGCGACATTTGCGGTTTTGTCTCTGCCGTGGCTTATAAAAGGAGTGGCTGGATCGGTAATCTGCTGGTCGCTCCGGCAAAACGCGGGCTGGGCTATGGCTCGGCATTACTGGAGCACGCCATCAGCTTCCTGCGGCGAATGCAGCCGGACCGTATCTGGCTGACCGCTTCCACCCAGGGCGCGCCTCTATACCGCCGTCGGGGATTTCAAGCGCTTGATGTCATCACGCGCTGGACAGGGCATGGCCTGGGAACCCGGGAGGCAACCGACGCCGCAGAACTGGGCATGCTCATCGATCTTGATACGCGCTGCTGGGGAGAATCACGGGCACCGCTGTTGTCACAATTGGAGTTTGATGGTCTGCCCCTCTGCTCCGGCAATGACCGGGCGCTGCTGCAAACCAGCCCCGCTTTCTGGCAGCTTGGCCCCTGGCTGAGCGCCGCCAAATCCCCAACCGATTACCGTAACCTGCTCCAGCAGGCCCAAGCCAAAACTCCCGCCGGCCGAACCCTGCTTGCGGATATCCTCAATTCTGCCGAGATCGACCTGATCCTTCGGGATCACGGTTTTTCCCGGCAAGGCAGCAATGAATTGATGTGTCTGAGCGACGCCCCCGTTGCAATCAACGGAGTGGTCGCCCTGGCCAGCCTCGGCAGTATTGGTTAA
- the nifV gene encoding homocitrate synthase — MEHTEQSPIVIDDTTLRDGEQTAGVVFSRREKITIARMLDDIGVGELECGIPAMGKEEQETLKTLVDLGLKARLISWNRALLSDIQASLDCGMTAVDISLSVSDIHMTHKLKKSRDWVKEQLKTALGFAKQHGLYVSVGGEDSSRADMGFLLELLQIAEREGADRFRFCDTLGILDPFTTFEKVLALRQASSLEIEVHTHNDLGMATANSIAGIRAGARYVNTTVNGLGERAGNAALEEVVMALKYATGIDPAIATERFVELSQFVARASKRPVPPWKAVVGARVFSHESGLHADGVFKNPQNYEGFDPAEVGLHRHLVLGKHSGTHGLKQRLADLDIDASGIDIDHLLVRVRHLAGRKKRALNDRELQALCRAA; from the coding sequence ATGGAACATACAGAACAGAGTCCCATCGTCATTGACGATACAACTTTGCGGGATGGTGAGCAGACCGCGGGTGTTGTTTTTAGTCGCAGAGAGAAGATCACCATCGCACGCATGCTTGATGACATTGGGGTGGGGGAACTGGAATGCGGAATCCCGGCCATGGGCAAGGAGGAGCAAGAGACCTTGAAGACGCTGGTCGATCTCGGCCTAAAGGCACGCCTGATCAGCTGGAACAGAGCGCTGCTCAGCGACATCCAGGCGTCTCTGGACTGTGGCATGACCGCGGTGGATATCTCCTTGTCGGTTTCGGATATCCACATGACCCATAAATTAAAGAAGAGCCGGGATTGGGTGAAAGAGCAGTTAAAAACAGCGCTCGGCTTTGCCAAACAGCATGGCCTGTATGTTTCGGTTGGCGGGGAGGATTCCAGTCGGGCGGATATGGGTTTTCTGCTTGAGCTACTGCAGATTGCAGAGCGTGAGGGAGCGGATCGTTTCCGCTTCTGCGATACCCTCGGCATCCTGGACCCGTTCACCACCTTTGAAAAAGTGCTCGCCCTGCGCCAGGCCAGCAGCCTGGAGATCGAGGTCCATACCCACAATGATCTGGGCATGGCCACCGCCAACAGCATCGCCGGTATCCGCGCCGGCGCCCGTTATGTCAACACCACGGTCAACGGCTTGGGAGAACGGGCCGGCAATGCCGCCCTTGAAGAAGTGGTCATGGCACTGAAATACGCAACCGGCATCGACCCGGCCATTGCAACTGAACGCTTTGTGGAGCTGTCACAGTTTGTTGCCCGGGCCAGCAAACGCCCCGTGCCACCCTGGAAAGCGGTGGTGGGCGCCCGGGTCTTCTCCCATGAATCAGGTCTGCATGCTGACGGGGTCTTCAAGAATCCGCAAAACTATGAAGGCTTCGACCCGGCCGAGGTCGGTCTGCATCGCCATCTGGTGCTGGGTAAACATTCAGGAACCCATGGTCTGAAGCAACGCCTGGCCGACCTCGACATTGATGCAAGCGGTATTGACATCGATCATCTGCTGGTGCGGGTGCGCCATCTGGCTGGGCGCAAAAAGCGCGCATTAAATGACCGGGAGCTGCAGGCCCTGTGTCGGGCAGCATAA
- a CDS encoding multiheme c-type cytochrome has protein sequence MKSLMRLLMLAMLVALLGFGLTGCGDDGSDGSDGSNGKSAYEIAVENGFTGTEQEWLDSLNAAAEEVEPESCAVCHPTAGTDHQANYNDAMDTTLNLTFGAITATPVGDGTFTTTVPFTITKGGVAVDSPVSGGKIAAFVQQRFGYAVYDATTGTFPTAAYFSTSGLTNDGGGAYHLTDTLDIDITATTTEVYSYITQDPILNAGSYDGEDGHIQLYREVFNAGQKPGTPFTYTSAADVAACEKCHGTPYLKHGYRGADATNLDTFGACKVCHYDTRTGSDGAEFFGDSTYAYTADVMTDVHASHLNLFPYPQEMSNCVTCHTGTLLTDATLIDANFTKAVCESCHADVDPATNTVVAKPLSTVVPHAIPTDECNTCHKTGGIGATFATVHPAFDSVKYDSVASAEAGTLRYSYFIDGVTYDATASSLTITWGAKDAADAAVNVLNLDATAGPVFLGLPAERDNESEGIRILVGYYGWGTHNVAAYDQYRKDDVIANTTYNSTTGIATTTFPLTDKIDTYDASKLEVGIIGVPEVNGTMVAVKSVTKGIVLADGSLVDRSGIVADAKCNACHDNIVIHTNSSHGHTAVGNVNACLFCHNTSSAAHVTNQSRAIDSYLHDLHTFVEEPEFVYPMFTLQNCESCHVGATDAYNAPYNVPDQLAASGALIDAPDEPVTVGPGSKSCGSCHRANALKDGDLSGVAEINSHTKVFGYRVPQSVMSFVDVMNAIFAKLAE, from the coding sequence ATGAAGAGTTTAATGAGGTTGTTGATGTTGGCTATGCTGGTTGCGCTGCTCGGTTTCGGGCTGACCGGCTGCGGCGACGACGGTAGTGATGGTAGTGATGGCTCTAATGGTAAGAGTGCGTATGAAATTGCTGTTGAAAATGGTTTTACCGGAACCGAGCAGGAGTGGCTGGATTCGTTGAATGCCGCTGCTGAAGAGGTCGAGCCCGAGTCCTGTGCGGTCTGCCACCCCACCGCAGGGACCGATCACCAGGCTAACTACAATGACGCCATGGATACCACTTTAAATCTCACCTTTGGTGCGATTACGGCCACTCCCGTTGGGGACGGAACCTTCACCACGACCGTTCCTTTCACCATCACCAAGGGCGGCGTAGCTGTCGATTCACCTGTCTCTGGTGGAAAAATTGCTGCTTTTGTGCAACAGCGCTTTGGCTATGCTGTTTATGACGCGACAACCGGCACTTTCCCGACCGCAGCTTACTTCAGCACCAGCGGTTTGACCAATGATGGCGGTGGCGCTTACCATCTGACCGACACTCTGGATATCGACATCACCGCAACCACAACGGAAGTTTACAGCTATATTACCCAAGACCCGATCCTTAATGCTGGCTCTTATGACGGCGAAGACGGCCATATCCAGCTGTATCGCGAAGTGTTCAATGCTGGTCAAAAACCAGGTACTCCGTTCACTTACACCTCCGCTGCAGATGTTGCTGCCTGTGAAAAATGTCACGGGACTCCCTACCTGAAGCATGGTTACCGGGGTGCTGATGCAACCAACCTGGATACTTTCGGTGCATGTAAAGTTTGTCACTATGACACCAGAACCGGTAGTGACGGGGCTGAATTCTTTGGTGATTCAACCTATGCATATACCGCTGATGTCATGACTGATGTTCACGCGTCTCACCTGAATCTTTTCCCCTATCCGCAGGAAATGTCCAACTGTGTGACTTGTCACACTGGCACCTTGCTGACGGATGCAACCCTGATTGATGCCAACTTCACCAAGGCTGTTTGCGAAAGCTGCCATGCTGATGTTGATCCAGCAACCAACACTGTCGTGGCTAAGCCTCTTTCGACTGTTGTGCCCCATGCTATTCCGACCGACGAGTGTAACACTTGTCACAAAACCGGCGGGATCGGCGCAACCTTCGCAACGGTTCACCCTGCTTTTGATTCCGTCAAATATGACTCGGTTGCCAGTGCTGAAGCCGGTACGCTGCGTTATAGCTACTTTATTGATGGCGTAACTTATGATGCCACCGCATCGAGCCTGACCATCACTTGGGGTGCCAAGGATGCAGCAGACGCTGCTGTTAACGTCCTGAACCTTGATGCAACGGCTGGCCCGGTGTTCCTGGGACTTCCTGCTGAGCGCGACAATGAATCCGAAGGTATCCGGATCCTGGTCGGTTACTATGGCTGGGGAACTCATAACGTTGCGGCCTACGATCAGTATCGTAAAGATGACGTGATTGCTAATACCACCTATAATTCGACTACAGGTATTGCAACAACGACTTTCCCATTGACCGACAAAATTGACACTTACGATGCAAGCAAACTGGAAGTCGGTATCATTGGTGTGCCTGAAGTCAATGGAACCATGGTCGCTGTTAAATCAGTGACTAAAGGCATCGTGCTTGCTGACGGATCCCTCGTCGATCGTAGCGGTATCGTTGCCGATGCTAAGTGTAACGCTTGCCATGACAACATCGTGATTCACACCAACTCATCACATGGCCACACTGCGGTCGGTAACGTCAATGCCTGCTTGTTCTGCCACAACACCTCGAGTGCCGCTCATGTAACGAATCAGTCCAGAGCGATCGATTCTTACCTGCATGACCTGCATACCTTCGTGGAAGAGCCGGAATTCGTTTATCCGATGTTTACCCTGCAGAACTGTGAGTCCTGCCACGTCGGTGCTACCGATGCTTATAACGCACCTTACAATGTGCCGGACCAACTGGCAGCTTCCGGTGCTCTGATTGATGCACCTGATGAGCCGGTGACGGTTGGCCCGGGTTCCAAGTCCTGCGGTTCCTGCCACAGAGCAAATGCTCTTAAGGATGGCGACCTCAGTGGTGTTGCTGAGATTAACTCACATACGAAGGTCTTCGGTTATCGGGTTCCGCAATCCGTGATGTCCTTCGTTGACGTTATGAACGCTATCTTTGCCAAATTGGCTGAATAA